A stretch of the Klebsiella huaxiensis genome encodes the following:
- a CDS encoding thioredoxin family protein: MKHVKVLGTGCSGCKTTIRLIQQVADERGVAIQLEKVESLSEIMKHKVMATPAVVVDNIVVHTGGIPSRDIIESWL; the protein is encoded by the coding sequence ATGAAGCATGTAAAAGTACTGGGTACAGGCTGTTCCGGTTGTAAAACAACCATCCGCCTTATCCAGCAGGTGGCTGATGAGAGAGGCGTCGCTATTCAGCTTGAAAAAGTGGAGTCACTGTCTGAAATAATGAAACACAAAGTGATGGCGACCCCGGCGGTTGTCGTTGATAACATCGTTGTACATACTGGAGGAATACCATCAAGAGACATTATCGAAAGCTGGCTCTGA
- a CDS encoding universal stress protein produces MDNTVIACVDGSSSTRAVCEYAAWIAGKLDVPLALLHVLEKNEQPAVSDLTGAIGIDSREQLTQDLVRIEGERNRLLMTQGRAILAGCAELLSQIGIPDVQQLQKHGALDIILADLKGIRMMVLGRRGAQNPVGSNLESIIRLQKKPVMIVPETFSVPSRVMFAFDGSEESRRNLRRLTLSPLLQSLECHIVMVNGDAHTLEEAKRSLQCAGISAISRLAEGRSVTEALCRYAADNGVDLIVMGAYGHSSLRRFFIGSNTTAMLEQTRVPLLMLR; encoded by the coding sequence ATGGACAACACCGTTATTGCCTGCGTGGATGGATCGTCATCAACACGCGCCGTGTGTGAGTATGCAGCCTGGATTGCCGGGAAGCTTGACGTTCCTCTTGCCCTGCTGCATGTGCTTGAAAAAAATGAACAACCGGCAGTTTCTGACCTTACGGGGGCTATCGGTATTGACAGCCGGGAGCAACTGACGCAGGACCTTGTCCGAATAGAAGGGGAGCGTAACCGCCTGCTGATGACTCAGGGACGCGCCATTCTTGCCGGATGCGCGGAACTGCTCAGCCAGATCGGTATCCCGGATGTTCAGCAACTTCAGAAACATGGCGCACTGGATATCATCCTGGCTGACCTGAAGGGTATTCGTATGATGGTGCTCGGTCGCCGGGGAGCACAGAACCCGGTTGGCAGCAATCTGGAGAGCATTATCCGCCTGCAGAAAAAGCCGGTAATGATTGTACCTGAAACTTTTTCTGTACCTTCAAGAGTCATGTTTGCGTTTGATGGCAGTGAGGAAAGCCGGAGAAACCTGCGTCGACTGACGCTCAGCCCTCTGCTGCAGAGCCTGGAATGTCATATCGTAATGGTTAACGGCGATGCTCATACCCTCGAAGAGGCAAAGCGTAGTCTGCAGTGCGCTGGCATCAGTGCGATATCCCGGTTAGCTGAAGGACGCTCGGTAACGGAGGCGCTTTGTCGTTACGCCGCAGACAACGGCGTGGATTTGATTGTCATGGGGGCATATGGGCACTCTTCCCTGCGTCGTTTTTTCATCGGCAGTAACACAACTGCGATGCTCGAACAGACCAGAGTCCCGCTGTTAATGCTCAGATAA
- a CDS encoding SulP family inorganic anion transporter, whose product MLLSSTRKDWLGNVRGDVLAGIVVALALIPEAIAFSIIAGVDPQVGLYSAFCIPLIMAFFGGRPAMISSSTGAMALLMVTLVKDHGLQYLLAASVLTGVFQLIAGYLKLGGLMRYVSRSVVTGFVNALAILIFMAQLPELTNVTWHVYAMTAVGLAIIYLFPYLNKTIPSPLVCIVVLTAIAIWLHLDVRTVGDMGKLPDSLPVFLVPDIPLNLDTLLIILPYSAGLAIVGLLESMMTATIVDDMTDTPSDKNRECKAQGIANICTSFVGGMAGCAMIGQSVINVKSGGRGRLSTLTAGVVLLCMVVFLRDLVSQIPMAALVAVMIMVSIGTFSWRSVTDLKSHPISTSVVMLATVVVVVATHNLAFGVLTGVLIASLNFATKVARFLAVSSELREESRLYKVTGQVFFASADRFMAYFDFREAAEKVVIDVTHAHFWDITSVSALDKVVIKFRREGTDVEIRGMNEATRTIVDRFGVHDKPEEIEKLMGGH is encoded by the coding sequence ATGTTGCTGTCCTCGACGCGTAAGGACTGGCTGGGTAACGTCCGTGGTGACGTGCTGGCTGGTATTGTTGTCGCGCTCGCACTCATTCCAGAAGCGATCGCCTTTTCCATTATTGCCGGTGTTGACCCTCAGGTGGGGCTTTACTCCGCTTTCTGTATCCCGCTGATTATGGCCTTCTTTGGTGGTCGCCCGGCGATGATATCTTCATCAACGGGGGCAATGGCGCTCCTGATGGTGACCCTGGTGAAGGATCATGGACTACAGTACTTACTGGCTGCCTCCGTACTGACCGGCGTATTCCAGCTGATAGCCGGTTATCTTAAACTCGGCGGGCTCATGCGCTACGTCTCACGCTCCGTGGTGACCGGATTCGTTAATGCACTCGCGATCCTGATTTTCATGGCGCAGTTACCTGAGCTCACCAATGTGACCTGGCATGTTTATGCTATGACGGCAGTAGGGCTCGCCATTATCTACCTCTTCCCGTATCTGAATAAAACAATCCCCTCACCCCTTGTCTGTATCGTGGTGCTTACGGCGATTGCCATATGGCTGCATCTGGACGTGCGTACGGTCGGGGATATGGGCAAACTGCCTGACAGTCTGCCGGTCTTCCTGGTGCCGGATATCCCGCTGAATCTTGATACGCTCCTGATTATTCTCCCTTACTCCGCAGGCCTCGCCATTGTAGGGTTACTGGAATCAATGATGACAGCCACGATTGTGGACGATATGACGGATACCCCCAGTGATAAAAACAGGGAATGCAAGGCTCAGGGCATCGCTAATATCTGCACCTCATTTGTCGGGGGAATGGCGGGCTGTGCAATGATTGGTCAGTCTGTTATCAACGTGAAATCCGGCGGTCGGGGCCGTCTGTCCACCCTCACTGCCGGTGTGGTCCTGCTGTGTATGGTAGTCTTTCTCAGGGACCTGGTCTCGCAAATCCCTATGGCCGCGCTTGTCGCCGTAATGATCATGGTTTCGATTGGTACCTTTTCATGGCGTTCAGTTACCGACCTTAAAAGCCATCCCATTTCTACCAGCGTGGTGATGCTGGCAACAGTGGTGGTGGTGGTGGCCACTCATAATCTGGCATTCGGGGTACTGACCGGTGTGCTTATCGCTTCCCTGAATTTTGCCACTAAAGTGGCGCGTTTTCTGGCTGTCTCTTCAGAACTCAGGGAAGAGTCCCGGCTCTATAAGGTCACCGGGCAGGTGTTCTTTGCCTCCGCCGACCGCTTTATGGCGTATTTTGATTTTCGCGAAGCTGCAGAGAAAGTTGTCATTGATGTTACGCATGCCCATTTCTGGGATATCACGTCGGTCAGCGCACTGGATAAGGTGGTTATTAAATTCCGCAGAGAAGGAACAGACGTTGAGATCCGCGGGATGAACGAAGCAACCCGTACTATCGTTGATCGCTTTGGTGTTCACGATAAACCCGAAGAAATCGAAAAACTGATGGGAGGTCATTAA
- a CDS encoding LysR family transcriptional regulator, whose translation MANLLDIDLLRAFVAVVETGSFSRAGERIGRSQSAVSMQIKRLEQSIGKRLLGVSLDIENYCTLSSFFNHFWFFWKRNILDVKTVMRGH comes from the coding sequence ATGGCTAATCTTTTAGATATTGACCTGCTACGTGCTTTTGTTGCTGTTGTCGAAACGGGCAGTTTTTCCCGTGCGGGCGAACGTATCGGGAGAAGCCAGTCTGCTGTAAGTATGCAGATCAAGCGTCTTGAACAGTCCATCGGTAAGCGCCTTTTAGGGGTCAGTTTGGATATCGAAAATTATTGTACGTTAAGCTCATTTTTTAATCATTTCTGGTTTTTTTGGAAACGTAATATTCTGGATGTTAAGACGGTCATGCGGGGACATTGA
- a CDS encoding DMT family transporter, whose amino-acid sequence MSYKQLPAVKLAVGMAMIGTVGAFAVESGLSPVSIVFWRCVFGTLFLGLWCVTRGYLSDSSLSLKRLTYASLAGACMVLSWIAFFAGFTLTSIGTTTIVYHIQPFFVVLISAVFLRELISLNQVLWMSGAFTGVILASGLIAPSGDINIHWVLGVALTLFAALLYAISTVVGKGLGQQRPEITTLCQTITGIILLAPFTDSLRSVPSDSWGWLIGIGVLHTGVAYVLMYSAYPKLTTPVIGVLTFIYPVVAIIVDWVFYGHQPGVIQMTGMMLIALCTLGVKLSWHFPVGKKRKISL is encoded by the coding sequence ATGTCTTACAAGCAGCTACCTGCGGTTAAACTTGCTGTCGGAATGGCGATGATAGGAACGGTTGGTGCTTTTGCCGTGGAGTCCGGACTTTCGCCTGTTTCGATAGTGTTCTGGCGCTGTGTTTTTGGCACTCTCTTTCTTGGTTTATGGTGCGTCACCAGGGGTTATCTATCGGACAGCTCTCTTTCCCTGAAGCGTCTTACTTATGCCTCTCTCGCAGGGGCCTGTATGGTGCTTAGCTGGATAGCTTTTTTTGCCGGATTCACACTAACCTCCATAGGCACAACAACTATTGTCTACCACATACAACCTTTCTTTGTTGTACTGATTAGCGCGGTGTTTCTCAGGGAGCTGATTTCGCTTAACCAGGTCCTGTGGATGTCAGGGGCATTTACAGGTGTCATTTTGGCCAGTGGACTTATTGCCCCCTCCGGTGACATTAATATTCACTGGGTTTTGGGAGTCGCGCTTACTCTGTTTGCAGCCTTGCTGTACGCGATATCAACAGTAGTGGGGAAAGGACTGGGACAGCAACGACCTGAAATTACCACATTATGCCAGACGATAACTGGAATTATTCTGCTGGCGCCCTTTACCGACTCCTTGCGTTCAGTTCCTTCTGATTCGTGGGGGTGGTTAATTGGTATAGGTGTACTGCACACAGGTGTCGCCTACGTGCTGATGTATTCAGCTTACCCAAAGTTAACCACCCCGGTAATTGGCGTGCTGACATTTATCTATCCAGTGGTTGCTATCATTGTTGACTGGGTGTTTTATGGCCATCAACCTGGGGTCATTCAGATGACAGGTATGATGCTGATCGCACTATGCACACTTGGTGTAAAGCTGAGCTGGCATTTCCCGGTCGGGAAAAAACGGAAGATAAGTTTATAA
- a CDS encoding DUF2254 domain-containing protein encodes MISRWKWILKQTFKKLWFRATLFAIVAIITALLSILFKSMIPESVSVKVGAEAVDNILNILASSMLAVTTFSLSIMVTAYGSATTNVTPRATRLVVEDVTTQNVLATFIGSFLFSLVGIIALNMGAYGERGRVILFIVTLVVIALILITLLRWIQHLTSLGRVGETTAKVEQAAIETFIARARNPCLGGYPWLENNEQPKGTVAVYPKKIGYVEYIDMVKLSKLLTNDPRHVYLVAQPGSFIHPSMPVLYLSQGQQSSISTDLLETIIVSDVRSFAQDPRFCLSVMAEIACRALSPAVNDPGTAIDVIGRGVRILSAYAQNKSDEIEVKYPSVHVAPLQNNDLLEDFFSPVARDGASMREIQIRVLKGLSMLSKGWPGIFSEAAHNLAFETLEHATRADHIDSDKYLIKSIYYNLFSGEDSNKKP; translated from the coding sequence ATGATTTCACGCTGGAAATGGATTCTGAAGCAGACATTTAAAAAGCTATGGTTCAGGGCAACGTTATTCGCAATTGTCGCGATAATAACGGCCCTTTTATCAATTCTTTTTAAATCAATGATACCTGAGTCGGTTTCCGTGAAGGTTGGTGCGGAAGCAGTCGATAACATTCTGAACATACTGGCATCGAGTATGCTGGCAGTGACCACATTTTCGCTGAGTATCATGGTCACAGCCTACGGTTCAGCCACTACTAATGTGACTCCCAGAGCTACGCGTTTAGTTGTTGAAGACGTAACCACACAAAATGTACTGGCCACCTTCATCGGTTCTTTTCTCTTCAGTCTGGTAGGGATTATTGCCCTCAATATGGGAGCTTATGGAGAAAGGGGGAGAGTCATTTTATTCATTGTCACACTGGTTGTCATTGCCTTAATCCTCATCACATTGCTTCGCTGGATACAGCATTTGACTTCTCTGGGGAGGGTAGGTGAGACAACGGCAAAAGTAGAACAGGCGGCCATCGAAACATTTATTGCGAGAGCAAGAAATCCCTGTCTCGGTGGATATCCATGGCTTGAGAACAATGAACAGCCGAAAGGAACGGTTGCAGTTTATCCGAAGAAGATTGGTTATGTTGAATATATTGATATGGTGAAACTTAGCAAGCTGCTGACCAATGATCCCCGTCATGTATACCTCGTGGCGCAGCCAGGCAGTTTCATACATCCGTCCATGCCAGTTTTGTACCTGAGTCAAGGCCAGCAGTCATCAATCAGCACCGATTTACTTGAGACGATTATTGTCTCGGATGTACGTTCATTTGCTCAGGATCCCCGATTTTGTCTTAGCGTCATGGCCGAAATAGCCTGCCGGGCCCTTTCCCCCGCAGTGAACGATCCTGGAACCGCCATTGATGTCATTGGCAGAGGTGTTCGTATACTTTCCGCTTACGCGCAGAATAAATCTGATGAAATAGAAGTGAAATATCCTTCAGTTCATGTTGCACCACTTCAGAATAACGATCTACTGGAAGACTTTTTCTCACCTGTCGCGCGCGATGGTGCCAGTATGAGGGAGATTCAGATAAGAGTCCTTAAAGGACTGTCTATGCTGAGTAAGGGTTGGCCTGGGATATTTTCTGAGGCCGCGCATAATTTAGCATTTGAAACATTAGAGCATGCAACTCGTGCTGACCATATAGATTCTGACAAATATCTAATAAAATCAATTTATTATAATTTATTTAGTGGCGAAGATTCTAATAAAAAACCATAG
- a CDS encoding BCCT family transporter: protein MSENDTIPKKSTSQINKAVFFTSALLIFLLVAFAVVFPDVADKNFKLLQQQIFTNASWFYILAVALILLSVTFLGLSRYGDIKLGPDHAQPDFSYHSWFAMLFSAGMGIGLMFFGVAEPVMHYLSPPVGTPETVAAAKEAMRLTFFHWGLHAWAIYAIVALILAFFSYRHGLPLTLRSALYPIIGDRIYGPVGHAVDIFAVIGTVFGVATSLGYGVLQVNAGLNHLFGVPINETVQVILIVVITGLATISVVSGLDKGIRILSELNLGLALLLLALVMCLGPTVLLLKSFVENTGGYLSELVSKTFNLYAYEPKSSNWLGGWTLLYWGWWLSWSPFVGMFIARVSRGRTIREFVTGVLFVPAGFTLMWMTVFGNSAIYLIMNQGATDLANTVQQDVALALFNFLEHFPFSSVLSFIAMAMVIVFFVTSADSGAMVVDTLASGGVANTPVWQRIFWASLMGIVAIALLLAGGLSALQTVTIASALPFSVILLVSIYGLLKALRRDLTKRESLSMATIAPTAARNPIPWQRRLRNIAYLPKRSLVKRFMDDVIQPAMTLVQEELNKQGTMSHISDAVDDRIRLEVDLGNELNFIYEVRLRGYSSPTFALAAMDNDEQQTEQHRYYRAEVYLKEGGQNYDVMGWNQEQLINDILDQYEKHLHFLHLVR, encoded by the coding sequence ACAAGCCAGATTAACAAAGCGGTATTCTTTACATCTGCTTTGCTAATTTTCCTTCTTGTCGCCTTTGCCGTCGTATTCCCGGATGTCGCCGACAAAAATTTTAAACTACTTCAGCAACAAATCTTCACGAATGCCAGCTGGTTCTACATCCTTGCTGTCGCCCTGATTTTACTGAGTGTCACGTTCCTTGGACTCTCACGCTACGGTGATATCAAGCTGGGCCCGGACCATGCGCAGCCTGATTTCAGCTACCACTCCTGGTTTGCGATGCTTTTTTCTGCAGGGATGGGGATCGGCCTGATGTTCTTTGGTGTTGCCGAACCTGTAATGCATTATCTTTCGCCACCCGTTGGCACTCCAGAAACCGTTGCGGCAGCCAAGGAAGCAATGCGTCTGACCTTCTTCCACTGGGGACTGCACGCATGGGCAATTTATGCCATTGTGGCGCTGATTCTAGCGTTCTTCAGTTACCGTCACGGTCTGCCTTTAACTCTGCGCTCCGCACTCTATCCCATTATTGGCGATCGCATATACGGGCCTGTAGGCCATGCGGTTGATATTTTCGCTGTTATAGGCACGGTCTTTGGCGTCGCGACATCGCTGGGTTACGGTGTTTTGCAGGTGAATGCCGGTTTGAACCATCTTTTCGGGGTGCCCATCAATGAAACGGTGCAGGTCATTCTGATCGTGGTCATCACGGGGTTAGCGACAATTTCAGTGGTGTCCGGCCTGGATAAGGGAATACGTATCCTGTCTGAGCTTAATCTGGGTTTGGCGTTGTTGCTCCTGGCGCTGGTCATGTGTCTGGGACCAACCGTGCTTCTGCTGAAGTCATTTGTGGAAAATACGGGCGGTTATCTTTCGGAACTGGTGAGTAAAACGTTCAACCTTTACGCGTATGAGCCTAAGTCGAGCAACTGGCTGGGGGGCTGGACATTACTGTATTGGGGATGGTGGCTTTCATGGTCGCCGTTTGTGGGGATGTTCATCGCACGGGTCTCCCGCGGGCGAACCATTCGCGAGTTTGTCACCGGCGTGCTGTTTGTGCCCGCGGGTTTTACGCTAATGTGGATGACTGTGTTTGGTAACAGCGCGATCTATCTCATTATGAACCAGGGGGCCACAGACCTCGCCAACACTGTTCAGCAGGATGTGGCGCTGGCCCTGTTTAATTTCCTGGAGCATTTCCCGTTCTCTTCCGTGCTGTCATTCATTGCAATGGCGATGGTCATCGTCTTCTTTGTAACGTCTGCTGATTCGGGGGCAATGGTTGTGGATACTCTGGCATCAGGTGGAGTGGCAAACACACCGGTCTGGCAGCGAATATTCTGGGCTTCGCTCATGGGCATTGTTGCAATTGCGCTTCTCCTTGCCGGAGGGCTAAGTGCGCTGCAAACAGTGACAATAGCGAGTGCTTTGCCCTTCTCAGTGATCTTACTGGTATCCATATACGGACTTTTAAAAGCTTTGCGCCGGGATTTGACCAAGCGTGAAAGCCTGAGCATGGCGACAATTGCTCCTACGGCTGCACGTAACCCCATTCCCTGGCAGAGAAGGTTACGCAATATCGCGTATCTACCGAAGCGATCTCTTGTGAAACGTTTTATGGACGACGTGATCCAGCCCGCCATGACACTGGTTCAGGAAGAACTGAACAAGCAGGGGACGATGAGCCACATTAGTGACGCAGTCGACGATCGTATTCGTCTTGAAGTCGATTTGGGTAACGAGCTGAATTTTATATATGAAGTGAGGCTTCGCGGGTATAGCTCACCGACCTTCGCGCTCGCCGCGATGGATAATGATGAGCAGCAGACTGAACAACATAGATATTATCGCGCTGAGGTTTATCTCAAAGAAGGCGGTCAAAATTATGATGTGATGGGCTGGAACCAGGAACAACTGATTAATGACATACTGGACCAGTACGAAAAACACCTGCACTTCCTGCACCTGGTTCGTTAA